A region of Catenibacterium mitsuokai DNA encodes the following proteins:
- a CDS encoding alanyl-tRNA editing protein: MKTIKLYDEMPYSTDFKATVVEVNKNEIILDQTLFFPEEGGQECDLGTINDIPVKDVQIKNDVIIHYVKKHHFNVGDTIEGHIDWKRRYSFMQNHTGEHLLSGIVHSLYGYDNVSFHLNSEEGQVEYDGDIKDIDLIEEKVNQAIYENKEIHCFYPDDLESISYRSKKEIEGKVRIVEIKDYDICACCAPHVKRTGELGIFKIIKVIHTTRGTRFIFLFGERAYHRFKDDFDHLESLYHLFSSNNQTLVKQVNKMYEEKTALEVKYAQLEKEHMLSLCDHAYLFVEDCLPANQREVTNHLVNVYSTGGVFVGNDEKGYRYVIGSANNALDILTQLKSLKSKGGGSKDMIQGFTPASKAELLKALS; encoded by the coding sequence ATGAAAACAATAAAATTATATGATGAAATGCCTTATAGTACAGATTTCAAGGCAACAGTAGTAGAAGTCAATAAGAATGAAATCATTCTTGATCAAACACTTTTCTTTCCTGAGGAAGGTGGCCAAGAATGTGATTTAGGAACTATTAATGATATTCCTGTTAAGGATGTACAAATTAAGAATGATGTGATTATCCATTATGTTAAGAAGCATCACTTCAATGTAGGAGATACAATAGAAGGTCATATTGACTGGAAGAGACGTTATTCTTTTATGCAGAATCATACAGGAGAACATCTTCTTTCTGGTATTGTGCATAGTTTATATGGTTATGATAATGTGAGTTTCCATCTAAATAGTGAAGAAGGACAAGTAGAATATGATGGTGATATCAAGGATATTGATTTAATAGAAGAGAAAGTGAATCAGGCAATCTATGAGAATAAAGAGATTCATTGTTTCTATCCTGATGATTTAGAGAGTATCTCTTATCGTTCTAAGAAAGAGATTGAAGGTAAAGTACGTATTGTAGAGATTAAAGATTATGATATATGCGCATGTTGTGCACCCCATGTAAAAAGAACAGGTGAATTAGGAATATTCAAGATCATCAAAGTGATTCATACCACTCGAGGTACACGTTTTATATTCTTATTTGGGGAACGTGCTTATCATCGTTTCAAGGATGATTTTGATCATCTTGAATCACTTTATCATCTTTTCTCTTCCAACAATCAAACACTTGTAAAACAAGTCAATAAGATGTATGAAGAAAAAACAGCTTTAGAAGTCAAATATGCACAACTAGAGAAAGAACATATGCTTTCTTTATGTGATCATGCTTATTTATTTGTAGAAGACTGTTTACCTGCAAATCAAAGAGAAGTAACGAATCATCTCGTCAATGTTTATAGTACAGGTGGTGTATTTGTAGGAAATGATGAGAAAGGCTATCGTTATGTCATAGGTTCTGCGAATAATGCATTGGATATATTGACACAATTAAAAAGCCTTAAAAGCAAAGGTGGAGGATCAAAGGATATGATCCAGGGATTTACACCTGCTTCTAAGGCTGAGTTGCTTAAAGCCCTCTCTTAG
- a CDS encoding MATE family efflux transporter — protein sequence MDKKKTSVNMLEGSIFKSLVIFMIPILISNIFQQFYNTMDTAIVGNTLGMTSLSAIGSCAAVYDLLVGFALGIGNGLSIVTARSYGSGDEELLKKSVAASFVIGIISSIVITIIASIGIKPLLIAINVSPDLLNEAYSYIIVIVQFLVVMFAYNLCAGLLRAIGNSLMPLVFLIISSVLNIGLDLFFITQLHMGVRGAAVATVIAQGVSVVFCLIYIFKNVPLLVPEKRHFKFDAALYKELLGQGYSMAVMSAIVNAGSVILQSGINGLGSKQIIAGHTAARKLYMFFNMPFTAMAQAASTFVSQNKGAENVSRIRKGMKQMYIYDVVVAALATVILLFSAPTLVTWISGTTDKTVLYNGSLYLRIVAPNYAVLGILMQTRFALQGIGQKMLPLVSSIIELVGKIIFVFALIPVFKYMAVIFCEPVIWVVMTIYLLIVFWRDPFIKEA from the coding sequence GTGGATAAAAAGAAAACATCAGTCAATATGCTTGAAGGTTCAATATTTAAGAGTTTAGTTATCTTTATGATTCCAATTCTTATATCAAACATCTTCCAGCAATTCTATAACACAATGGACACTGCCATTGTAGGAAATACTTTAGGAATGACATCACTTTCTGCCATTGGTTCATGTGCAGCGGTCTATGACTTATTAGTAGGTTTTGCGTTAGGTATTGGGAATGGGTTATCTATTGTCACTGCAAGAAGCTATGGTTCAGGAGATGAAGAACTCTTAAAGAAATCAGTGGCAGCGAGTTTTGTGATTGGTATTATATCTTCTATTGTGATTACTATTATTGCCTCTATTGGAATTAAACCATTACTTATTGCAATCAATGTATCACCAGACTTACTGAATGAAGCTTATAGCTATATTATTGTGATTGTCCAATTCTTAGTCGTTATGTTTGCCTATAATCTATGTGCAGGATTATTGCGTGCTATAGGGAATAGTTTAATGCCTTTAGTATTCTTAATCATATCATCAGTATTAAATATCGGTTTAGACTTATTCTTTATCACACAGCTTCATATGGGTGTAAGAGGAGCAGCAGTTGCGACAGTCATTGCCCAGGGGGTATCAGTCGTATTCTGTTTGATTTATATCTTTAAGAATGTCCCATTACTCGTACCAGAAAAGAGACATTTTAAATTTGATGCAGCTCTTTATAAAGAACTATTGGGTCAGGGATACTCTATGGCTGTTATGAGTGCGATCGTTAATGCCGGTTCAGTTATCTTGCAGTCAGGTATCAATGGTCTAGGAAGCAAACAGATCATTGCAGGTCATACTGCTGCAAGAAAACTTTATATGTTCTTCAATATGCCATTTACTGCCATGGCTCAAGCAGCCAGTACATTTGTATCTCAAAACAAAGGCGCAGAAAATGTATCACGTATTCGCAAAGGTATGAAACAGATGTATATCTATGATGTCGTTGTAGCCGCATTAGCAACCGTTATTCTATTATTCAGTGCCCCTACACTTGTAACATGGATTTCTGGTACAACGGACAAGACAGTCTTATACAATGGCTCACTTTATTTACGTATTGTAGCCCCTAACTATGCAGTCTTAGGTATATTAATGCAGACTAGATTTGCCTTGCAAGGTATTGGACAGAAGATGTTACCACTTGTATCGAGTATTATTGAATTAGTTGGTAAGATCATCTTCGTATTCGCACTTATTCCAGTCTTTAAATATATGGCTGTCATCTTCTGTGAACCAGTCATCTGGGTTGTTATGACAATCTATCTATTAATCGTATTCTGGAGAGATCCATTCATTAAAGAGGCTTAG
- a CDS encoding autorepressor SdpR family transcription factor: MFEKTFKALSAPVRRDILNLLKKGRMSAGDIAAQFDMTQATVSYHLSILKSADLVREEKDKNYIYYEINATVFEEMLLYFKSFLGGNDDVEE, translated from the coding sequence ATGTTTGAGAAAACATTTAAAGCACTCAGTGCACCAGTAAGAAGAGATATTCTTAACTTATTAAAGAAAGGAAGGATGTCTGCAGGAGATATCGCCGCACAATTTGATATGACACAGGCCACTGTCTCATATCACTTATCGATATTAAAATCTGCAGACTTAGTAAGAGAAGAAAAAGATAAGAATTATATTTATTACGAAATTAATGCGACTGTGTTTGAAGAAATGTTGTTGTATTTTAAGTCTTTTTTAGGAGGAAATGATGATGTTGAAGAATAA
- a CDS encoding SdpI family protein produces MLKNKWFKFSLVLFLLPLVCILVTYNKLPAQVATHFDFHGTPDGYMNKFLGLYGVWAFMLLLHIFCAFMTFKDPKKSNIPEVGLRIILMICPVICLMVTLLIITYSLGYRFDMTFIVNIVIGFIFIILGNYLPKIKRNYTIGIRTSWALNSDENWSRTHRFSGYVFVLSGMLYIIFSMLGYMYIGLGILLISSLLCFGYSYSLYRKGI; encoded by the coding sequence ATGTTGAAGAATAAATGGTTTAAGTTTAGTTTGGTATTATTTCTGTTGCCACTTGTATGTATATTAGTGACTTATAATAAGTTACCTGCACAAGTCGCAACACATTTTGATTTTCATGGAACACCTGATGGGTATATGAATAAGTTCTTAGGTTTATATGGTGTGTGGGCATTTATGTTATTGCTTCATATATTCTGTGCTTTTATGACATTCAAGGATCCTAAAAAGAGTAATATACCAGAAGTAGGATTAAGAATCATATTAATGATCTGCCCAGTTATATGTTTGATGGTGACTCTACTTATTATTACATATAGTCTAGGCTATCGTTTTGATATGACATTTATCGTGAATATAGTAATAGGCTTCATCTTTATTATTTTAGGTAATTACTTACCTAAAATAAAAAGAAACTATACTATAGGTATTCGTACTTCATGGGCATTAAATAGTGATGAGAACTGGTCACGTACACATAGATTTTCTGGTTATGTGTTTGTATTGAGTGGAATGTTGTATATTATCTTTAGTATGTTAGGTTATATGTATATAGGGTTAGGTATTTTATTGATATCTAGTTTACTATGTTTTGGATATAGCTATAGTTTATACAGAAAGGGGATTTAG
- a CDS encoding IS1/IS1595 family N-terminal zinc-binding domain-containing protein — protein sequence MITENQVKNYLRSKDKDYVNKLIESLYEQDDEDIDPSHKACPICGSVHFKKNGKDKNRHQRYICLDCHKSFSDRTNTLFYWSHFTLDQWLHFIELELYKMPLEGEAQVLETSKTTCFYMRHKLYHAASEIMGHQKLSGEVEIDTQYKSINLKGTRPQNMPRYSKKRGKQAAYRGISHHKVAIVCATDENDHMMMQVSGLGSESFDKYKANKDYFKDVEEFISDSKASIQQFANYLEAVNNKIKTSPLEKRYLTDDGKSLGAVNEMMTEVSSMIQTTRGVGTRYIQGYLDFLLLKKQAKYTFKRKEMASEILRMMMDTEAFSNEMVRATPMPISLKEAYYEYRYGIFAE from the coding sequence ATGATAACTGAAAACCAGGTAAAAAACTATTTAAGATCTAAGGATAAGGATTATGTAAATAAACTTATCGAATCATTATATGAACAGGATGATGAAGACATTGATCCATCTCATAAGGCATGCCCTATATGTGGTTCAGTCCATTTCAAGAAGAATGGAAAAGATAAGAACAGACATCAGAGATATATCTGTCTTGACTGTCACAAGTCTTTTAGTGATAGAACCAACACCTTATTCTACTGGTCTCATTTTACTTTGGACCAGTGGCTTCACTTCATTGAACTGGAACTATATAAAATGCCTCTAGAGGGTGAGGCTCAAGTCTTAGAGACAAGCAAGACGACCTGCTTCTATATGCGTCATAAACTTTATCATGCAGCATCTGAAATCATGGGTCATCAGAAATTATCTGGTGAAGTTGAAATAGATACACAGTATAAAAGTATAAACCTAAAGGGAACACGTCCTCAAAATATGCCTAGATACTCAAAGAAAAGAGGTAAACAGGCTGCATATAGAGGAATATCTCATCACAAGGTTGCCATTGTCTGTGCTACAGATGAAAATGATCATATGATGATGCAGGTATCAGGTCTTGGAAGTGAGTCATTCGATAAATATAAAGCGAATAAAGACTACTTTAAGGATGTGGAAGAGTTCATATCAGATTCAAAGGCAAGCATACAGCAGTTTGCCAACTATCTTGAAGCAGTAAACAATAAGATAAAGACATCTCCTTTAGAGAAGAGATATCTTACTGATGATGGTAAATCATTAGGAGCTGTCAATGAGATGATGACAGAAGTAAGCTCAATGATACAGACAACAAGAGGCGTTGGCACCAGATACATACAAGGTTATCTAGATTTCCTGCTTCTTAAGAAGCAGGCTAAGTATACATTCAAGAGAAAGGAAATGGCATCTGAGATTCTAAGAATGATGATGGATACTGAGGCTTTCAGTAATGAAATGGTAAGAGCTACACCTATGCCTATTTCACTTAAGGAAGCATATTACGAATATCGTTATGGTATATTCGCTGAATAA
- a CDS encoding IS30 family transposase: MAKSNKNLHLTLSERQIIERGIENGATKASIAATLGKDKSTIGKEIKAHRKHSHYCSFDPACANKDRCKHHHVCKDCADLVVFKCKRRDRSPGACNGCPKFQHCRFDKFTYSADLANKEYMADLIESREGINMTYSELKALADVIVPLVKKGHSPYQIITSHPELNISEKTLYNYIESGVFRQFGLLDIDLRVKTRRISKKDSVKYKKREDRKFLIGRTYKDFISYTDDHDNVSIVEMDTVYNGQSGPFMQTFKFLSYSFMFIIYHEEKTAKAMVEGVALLESILGKNLFVKEVEVIKTDRGTEFSDADGLEKDNDGSMRTHVFYCDPMQSCQKGSLENNHKEIRYICPKEADLKDLGFDSQEKANLMASHINSQPKENLKGKSPLEMMEFLSPDLYKKFIEFGIKKIENDEIILKPYLLKEDN, translated from the coding sequence ATGGCTAAATCAAATAAGAATTTACATCTTACTCTTTCAGAAAGACAAATCATTGAGAGAGGGATAGAAAATGGTGCTACCAAGGCTTCTATCGCTGCAACTCTTGGGAAGGATAAATCAACTATAGGCAAAGAAATAAAGGCACATAGAAAACATTCACATTACTGCAGTTTTGATCCTGCATGTGCCAACAAGGACAGATGCAAGCATCATCATGTATGTAAGGATTGTGCTGATTTGGTAGTTTTTAAATGCAAGCGAAGAGACAGATCTCCTGGTGCCTGCAACGGGTGTCCTAAATTCCAGCACTGTAGATTTGACAAGTTCACATATTCTGCAGATCTCGCCAATAAGGAATATATGGCTGATCTCATTGAATCAAGAGAAGGAATAAACATGACATACAGCGAACTTAAGGCTTTAGCTGATGTCATTGTCCCTCTTGTTAAGAAGGGTCATTCACCATATCAGATCATCACTTCTCATCCTGAACTGAATATTTCTGAAAAGACATTATACAATTACATAGAATCTGGCGTATTTAGACAGTTCGGCCTGCTTGATATTGACTTAAGAGTCAAGACAAGAAGAATATCAAAGAAGGATTCTGTCAAATATAAAAAAAGAGAAGACAGAAAGTTCCTGATAGGCCGCACCTATAAGGATTTCATCTCATATACTGACGATCATGACAACGTTAGTATTGTCGAGATGGATACCGTCTACAATGGGCAAAGCGGTCCCTTCATGCAGACTTTTAAGTTCCTGTCTTACTCTTTCATGTTCATTATATACCATGAAGAGAAGACTGCAAAGGCTATGGTTGAAGGCGTAGCCCTTCTTGAATCAATATTAGGAAAAAACCTTTTTGTAAAGGAAGTGGAGGTCATCAAGACAGATAGAGGTACTGAATTCTCAGATGCAGATGGACTAGAAAAGGACAATGATGGCAGCATGAGGACTCATGTCTTTTACTGTGATCCTATGCAATCATGCCAGAAAGGAAGTCTTGAGAACAACCACAAAGAGATACGTTACATATGCCCTAAAGAAGCAGATCTCAAGGATCTCGGTTTTGATTCACAGGAGAAGGCTAACCTCATGGCATCCCACATCAATTCCCAGCCAAAGGAGAACCTAAAAGGAAAGTCACCGCTGGAGATGATGGAGTTCCTAAGTCCAGATTTATATAAGAAATTCATAGAATTTGGAATCAAGAAAATAGAAAATGATGAAATAATTTTAAAACCATATTTATTAAAAGAAGATAACTAA